In a single window of the Desulfovibrio psychrotolerans genome:
- a CDS encoding type II toxin-antitoxin system Phd/YefM family antitoxin, with protein sequence METIHASKTVSVTELKRNLSAVLREAGDEPVAVLNHNRPEDYLLSAAVYERLMERLEDLEDAKIVRERSEGPFVERI encoded by the coding sequence ATGGAGACTATTCATGCCTCCAAGACAGTCAGCGTTACCGAGTTGAAGCGCAATCTATCCGCCGTGCTGCGTGAAGCGGGCGATGAGCCTGTTGCCGTGCTCAACCACAACAGGCCGGAAGACTATCTGCTTTCCGCCGCCGTGTATGAGCGGCTTATGGAGCGACTGGAAGACCTTGAGGATGCCAAGATTGTACGTGAGCGGAGCGAAGGGCCGTTTGTGGAAAGGATATGA
- a CDS encoding chemotaxis protein CheB translates to MKSKIKHHEASSLKQGATPPSKKNSRRAFSIVGLGASAGGLEALELFLRHVPEKCGLAFVIVQHLDPTHKGLLPELLQRATTMPVHQAKSRTPVKPDCVYVIPPNHDMSILHGVLHLSKPDAPRGLRLPIDFFFRALAEDQRGRSVGIILSGMGSDGTMGLRAIKEKAGLVLIQDPSTAKFDSMPRSALNAGLADMVAPAEELPAKLLEFINHERVIRSSVTSAEDNIQSGLEKILILLRTKTGHDFSMYKTNTLYRRIERRMSIHQIDRIMTYVRFLQNNTQETEILFKELLIGVTSFFRDPAAWELLQTNALPLLLKSCPPNGTLRAWSAGCSTGEEAYSLAIAFKEIAPRSELTPNAKLRIFATDLDKDAIDKARYGHYPANIVSDVSPERLDRFFIQDLHGYRVGSEIREMITFATQNVIMDAPFTKLDLIICRNLLIYLSPALQQRLLALFHYSLNPGGILLLGSSEAINTGLDLFSPLDSKAKIFQRRESALTSVTPAFPASFTPATPGIPQGTTMLKPVVNIQSLAEQVLLQHFSPPAVLVNKKGDILYISGRTGKYLEPAAGKVNWNIHAMAREGLRLELGTAFQKAQRLKETVTVKGLKAGEDDTAHTVDITVQEIQDPEALRGMVMIIFAEAPTPPKTKSARRSKRGDADNARTMELEHDLARCRQELQTTREEMQASQEELHSINEELQSTNEELQSANEELTTSREEMQSLNEELQTVNAEQQAKMDELSRTNDDMHNLLNSTEIVTVFLDNNLHIRRFTPGANKIFKLLPGDVGRPLSDIACDLLYPELSEQAEEVLRTLAFVEKQVTTRDGRWYEVRIMPYRTMGDVIGGLVITFGNITAAKKLESELRAENKQLRLRLEGRE, encoded by the coding sequence ATGAAGTCAAAAATCAAGCATCACGAAGCGTCATCCTTGAAGCAGGGAGCCACGCCCCCGTCAAAAAAAAACTCTCGCCGAGCGTTTTCCATTGTCGGGCTTGGCGCCTCTGCTGGCGGGCTTGAAGCCTTGGAACTATTCCTCAGGCATGTGCCCGAAAAATGCGGCCTGGCCTTTGTTATCGTCCAGCATCTGGACCCCACTCACAAGGGTCTCCTGCCGGAACTGCTCCAGCGCGCAACCACTATGCCGGTACACCAAGCCAAGAGCAGGACGCCGGTCAAGCCAGATTGCGTCTATGTAATCCCACCTAACCACGATATGTCCATACTGCATGGTGTGCTACATTTATCCAAGCCGGACGCCCCCCGGGGCCTGCGCCTTCCCATCGATTTTTTCTTCCGCGCTCTGGCCGAAGACCAGCGGGGCCGCAGCGTTGGCATCATCCTTTCCGGCATGGGTTCTGACGGAACAATGGGACTGCGGGCCATCAAGGAAAAAGCAGGACTGGTTCTTATCCAAGACCCATCCACCGCCAAGTTTGACAGCATGCCCAGAAGCGCGCTCAATGCCGGGCTGGCAGACATGGTAGCCCCGGCGGAAGAACTCCCCGCAAAGCTTCTTGAATTCATCAACCATGAGCGGGTCATCCGCTCATCCGTCACTTCTGCTGAGGATAATATCCAAAGCGGTCTGGAAAAAATACTCATCTTGCTGCGCACAAAAACCGGCCATGACTTTTCCATGTACAAAACAAACACCCTGTACCGCCGCATTGAACGGCGCATGAGCATCCACCAGATTGATCGAATAATGACGTATGTCCGCTTTCTTCAGAATAATACACAAGAAACGGAAATTCTGTTCAAAGAGCTTCTTATAGGCGTAACCAGCTTTTTCAGAGACCCGGCAGCATGGGAACTGCTGCAAACAAACGCTCTCCCCCTGCTCTTGAAGTCATGCCCGCCCAATGGCACATTGCGGGCATGGTCTGCAGGCTGCTCCACTGGCGAAGAGGCTTATTCGCTGGCTATTGCCTTCAAGGAAATCGCCCCCCGTTCAGAACTGACACCCAACGCCAAGTTGCGCATCTTTGCGACCGATCTGGATAAAGACGCCATCGACAAGGCACGCTACGGGCACTACCCGGCTAACATAGTGTCCGATGTCTCTCCTGAACGACTGGACCGCTTCTTCATCCAGGACCTGCATGGCTACCGGGTTGGAAGTGAAATCAGAGAGATGATTACATTCGCCACGCAGAATGTCATCATGGACGCACCTTTTACAAAGCTCGACCTCATCATCTGTCGTAATCTCCTTATTTACCTTTCACCCGCACTACAGCAGAGGCTGCTCGCACTCTTTCATTATAGCTTGAACCCGGGCGGAATCCTATTGCTGGGGAGTTCAGAGGCGATCAACACCGGTCTGGACCTCTTCTCTCCTTTGGATAGCAAGGCAAAAATATTCCAGCGACGCGAATCAGCACTGACAAGCGTAACGCCTGCCTTTCCAGCCTCGTTCACCCCGGCAACGCCGGGCATCCCACAGGGAACCACAATGCTCAAGCCGGTAGTCAACATCCAATCCCTTGCTGAGCAGGTGCTGCTGCAGCACTTCTCCCCACCAGCCGTGCTGGTCAACAAAAAGGGAGACATTCTCTACATCAGCGGCAGAACAGGGAAGTATCTGGAACCGGCAGCAGGCAAGGTCAACTGGAACATCCACGCCATGGCACGAGAAGGCTTGCGCCTTGAGCTAGGAACCGCCTTCCAGAAGGCGCAAAGGCTTAAAGAGACGGTAACAGTCAAGGGACTCAAGGCAGGAGAGGACGATACTGCCCATACCGTGGACATAACCGTGCAGGAGATTCAAGACCCCGAAGCGTTACGCGGCATGGTAATGATCATCTTTGCAGAAGCGCCTACCCCGCCGAAAACAAAGTCTGCCCGCCGTTCAAAACGCGGCGACGCTGATAATGCCAGAACCATGGAACTGGAGCACGATCTCGCACGCTGCCGGCAGGAATTGCAAACCACACGCGAGGAGATGCAAGCTTCACAAGAAGAACTGCACTCCATCAACGAAGAGCTGCAATCTACAAACGAGGAACTGCAGTCCGCAAACGAAGAGCTGACCACATCTCGTGAGGAGATGCAGTCTCTGAACGAAGAGCTGCAAACGGTAAACGCAGAGCAGCAGGCAAAAATGGACGAACTCTCCCGCACCAATGATGACATGCACAATCTGCTGAACAGCACAGAGATTGTGACTGTATTTCTGGATAACAATCTTCACATTCGTCGTTTCACTCCCGGCGCGAACAAGATCTTCAAACTGCTCCCGGGCGATGTAGGGCGCCCGCTCTCCGACATCGCCTGCGACCTGCTCTATCCGGAACTTTCTGAACAGGCGGAAGAAGTGCTGCGCACGCTGGCCTTTGTCGAAAAGCAAGTGACCACGCGTGATGGCCGCTGGTATGAGGTGCGCATTATGCCCTATCGGACCATGGGTGACGTTATTGGCGGCCTCGTCATAACCTTCGGCAATATTACCGCAGCCAAGAAGCTGGAAAGTGAACTCCGCGCGGAGAATAAGCAGCTCAGGCTTCGGCTTGAAGGCAGGGAATAA
- a CDS encoding sigma 54-interacting transcriptional regulator yields MSAHRKARQTVAPQKKARPPGPKDDLKRLVQELEIHQLELEMQNEELRQTQNKLEASLNAYAGLYDFAPVGYFSVTPQGLIQTVNLTGAQLLDAERLRLIGTPMSLWIPTTHDRKIFLKHCEEAYTARGSHACELQLRKKNGTTFDAQLQSTATDMVDGQTGSIRITVFDMTERKQMQNAMQKAYEELDRKVAERTRELTLANELLVQEIGVRKEAEDSLRLALREIKLLKDRLLAENVYLQQEVARASNFGEIIGKGRAISRVFAKIDMVAPQDTTVLLLGETGSGKGVVARAIHARSSRKDRPMVTVNCTALPANLIESELFGREKGAFTGAAARQMGRFELADGGTIFLDEIGEMPVDLQCKLLRVIQDGEFERLGSPRTIKVDVRIIAASNRNLEEEIKKGNFREDLYYRLNVFPITIPPLRSRKEDIQLLVNFFVAKFNKKIGKQIQTIPLESLDILQEYSWPGNVRELESVVERAVISSRGSALHVEDRFSPLPKPNDASLQDIKSLPDMERDYILRVLQKTNWRIEGKNGAAVILDMNPSTLRARMRKFGIHRNYI; encoded by the coding sequence ATGAGTGCTCATAGAAAAGCGCGGCAGACTGTTGCGCCGCAGAAGAAAGCGCGGCCCCCGGGGCCAAAGGACGACTTAAAACGCCTTGTGCAGGAACTGGAGATTCACCAGCTTGAACTGGAGATGCAGAACGAAGAATTGCGCCAAACACAGAACAAACTTGAGGCATCACTCAATGCCTATGCCGGACTGTACGATTTTGCACCGGTTGGCTATTTCTCTGTAACCCCTCAGGGATTGATTCAGACTGTCAACCTGACCGGTGCCCAGCTGCTGGACGCTGAACGCCTGCGCCTGATAGGCACTCCCATGAGTCTATGGATACCCACCACGCATGACCGGAAGATTTTTCTCAAACACTGCGAAGAGGCGTATACGGCGCGGGGCAGCCACGCCTGCGAGCTGCAACTGCGAAAAAAAAACGGCACAACCTTCGATGCCCAGTTACAAAGCACGGCGACGGATATGGTCGATGGCCAGACCGGCTCAATCCGTATCACCGTTTTTGACATGACAGAACGCAAACAGATGCAGAACGCCATGCAAAAGGCATATGAAGAGCTTGACCGGAAGGTCGCTGAGAGAACGCGCGAATTAACACTGGCCAACGAACTTCTGGTTCAGGAAATCGGTGTGCGCAAAGAGGCGGAAGATTCCCTGCGCCTCGCGCTCCGTGAAATAAAACTGCTGAAGGATCGTCTCTTGGCCGAGAACGTCTACCTCCAGCAAGAGGTCGCCAGAGCGTCTAACTTTGGTGAAATAATCGGCAAAGGCCGCGCAATATCGCGCGTTTTTGCAAAAATAGACATGGTGGCCCCCCAAGATACAACAGTGCTCCTTCTCGGCGAGACCGGGAGCGGTAAAGGCGTTGTGGCCCGGGCTATCCACGCCCGCAGCTCCCGCAAGGACAGGCCCATGGTCACCGTCAACTGCACCGCGCTACCGGCAAACCTCATAGAAAGCGAACTGTTCGGGCGTGAAAAGGGAGCATTTACCGGAGCCGCCGCCCGGCAGATGGGACGCTTCGAACTAGCCGACGGAGGAACCATATTCTTAGATGAAATCGGCGAGATGCCGGTTGACCTGCAATGCAAGCTCCTGCGCGTGATTCAGGATGGTGAATTCGAGCGGCTGGGAAGCCCCCGCACCATAAAAGTCGATGTGCGTATCATCGCGGCGAGCAACCGCAATCTGGAAGAAGAAATAAAGAAAGGCAATTTTCGGGAAGATCTCTATTACCGACTCAATGTTTTTCCTATCACAATTCCGCCGCTCAGATCCCGCAAGGAAGACATCCAACTGCTGGTCAATTTTTTCGTAGCCAAGTTCAATAAAAAAATTGGCAAGCAAATCCAAACCATTCCTCTGGAATCTCTGGATATCCTGCAAGAATACAGCTGGCCAGGCAATGTTCGGGAACTGGAAAGTGTCGTCGAAAGGGCTGTCATCTCAAGCCGTGGGTCCGCCCTGCATGTAGAAGATCGATTCTCGCCACTGCCAAAACCGAACGATGCTTCCCTGCAGGATATCAAATCCCTTCCCGATATGGAGCGAGACTATATCCTGCGCGTGCTCCAAAAGACCAACTGGCGCATCGAAGGAAAGAATGGTGCCGCCGTCATTCTGGACATGAACCCTAGCACACTGCGTGCACGCATGCGCAAATTCGGTATTCATCGCAACTACATCTAA
- a CDS encoding DUF3309 family protein: MGLLLISILVLILIGALPTWPHSKKWGYYPSSGLGLILIFVLVLLLMGRI, encoded by the coding sequence ATGGGACTCTTACTCATAAGCATACTGGTTCTTATACTTATCGGAGCTTTGCCAACATGGCCGCATAGCAAAAAATGGGGATACTACCCAAGCAGCGGTCTCGGGCTGATTCTTATCTTCGTGCTTGTACTTCTCCTTATGGGGCGGATTTAA
- a CDS encoding HEAT repeat domain-containing protein, which produces MDKQHHDDTNVKFLVELLESNNGLIRRNARLALMEMGSAAAIPLSKTLMNSGQDQARWGAAKALGAIVDPRTIPALVSALDDTDPDVGWLVVLALKKFKKSAWKLMLHKLIENGGTSARLRKGVRHVFTGQRAQGFDDLLKKLMRALEDAAHPDEGIIIAAEILMHIRNEEAGTTGAMQPTYAARPNPDSAHRFYKNRAQHTTMEEWR; this is translated from the coding sequence ATGGACAAACAACATCATGACGATACAAACGTAAAATTCTTGGTGGAACTGCTGGAAAGCAATAACGGCCTGATTCGCCGGAACGCACGCCTAGCTCTTATGGAGATGGGTAGCGCCGCTGCCATCCCACTCTCAAAGACGTTAATGAACTCAGGACAAGATCAGGCGCGCTGGGGAGCAGCCAAGGCACTCGGGGCAATAGTCGACCCCAGAACAATTCCCGCCCTGGTGAGCGCGCTTGACGATACCGACCCCGATGTAGGCTGGCTCGTCGTCTTAGCGTTGAAAAAATTCAAGAAGTCAGCATGGAAGCTCATGCTGCACAAACTGATCGAAAATGGCGGAACCTCCGCAAGACTGCGTAAAGGCGTGCGCCACGTCTTCACTGGTCAACGGGCACAAGGATTCGATGACCTGCTCAAAAAACTCATGCGCGCCCTAGAAGACGCTGCACACCCCGATGAAGGAATAATTATAGCAGCGGAAATACTGATGCACATACGGAACGAAGAAGCAGGTACAACCGGAGCTATGCAACCAACCTACGCGGCAAGACCAAACCCAGACTCAGCACATCGATTTTACAAAAATCGTGCGCAACATACAACCATGGAAGAATGGAGATAA
- a CDS encoding BON domain-containing protein, which yields MKNLAIIIKIVMCTLLVTVLMSCAGTSKKESTGQYVDDSTITAKIKTAIFNDDSLKTLQITVVTFKGNVQLSGFVDTIQHVHKAGNIAINVDGVKSVINDLVVK from the coding sequence ATGAAAAACCTAGCGATTATTATTAAAATTGTCATGTGCACCTTGCTGGTTACGGTGCTTATGAGTTGTGCTGGAACAAGCAAAAAAGAAAGCACAGGGCAGTATGTAGACGACTCAACCATCACAGCAAAAATTAAAACTGCGATATTCAACGACGACTCTTTGAAAACTCTTCAAATCACAGTCGTGACATTCAAAGGAAACGTTCAGTTAAGCGGCTTTGTCGACACCATACAACACGTACACAAAGCAGGAAACATCGCCATCAATGTTGACGGAGTCAAATCAGTCATAAACGACCTTGTAGTAAAATAA
- a CDS encoding CsbD family protein: protein MKSSTKNKTEGTYHETKGKIKEISGIIINDPNLEAEGAVEKNAGKIQKRIGQIEKALEK from the coding sequence ATGAAATCAAGCACAAAGAATAAGACAGAAGGAACTTACCACGAGACCAAGGGCAAAATAAAAGAGATAAGTGGAATAATTATAAACGACCCAAATTTGGAAGCTGAAGGAGCCGTAGAAAAAAACGCGGGCAAAATCCAAAAAAGAATTGGTCAAATCGAGAAGGCCCTGGAGAAATAG
- a CDS encoding DUF3185 domain-containing protein, giving the protein MKSVSIIGILLIVLGIATFAYQGITFTTREKVVDLGPLQMTAEKKRTIPFTPVVGAAALLGGIILIVIAKKRG; this is encoded by the coding sequence ATGAAAAGCGTAAGTATCATCGGGATCCTGCTGATTGTTCTGGGAATAGCAACCTTCGCATACCAAGGGATCACCTTCACTACTCGGGAAAAAGTTGTAGACCTCGGCCCGCTGCAAATGACCGCTGAAAAAAAACGCACAATACCGTTCACGCCGGTCGTGGGAGCAGCAGCCTTGCTGGGCGGCATCATCTTGATCGTCATTGCCAAAAAGCGTGGGTAA
- a CDS encoding lmo0937 family membrane protein, translating to MLYTIAVVLIVLWLLGVVSGYTVNSLIHILLVAAIIIIVVNLVQGRSAL from the coding sequence ATGTTATACACCATTGCAGTTGTTTTGATTGTCCTGTGGCTTCTTGGAGTGGTCAGCGGATATACAGTCAACTCACTCATTCACATACTCCTTGTCGCAGCCATCATAATCATCGTGGTGAACTTGGTTCAAGGAAGGTCTGCACTATAG
- a CDS encoding PAS domain-containing hybrid sensor histidine kinase/response regulator, with protein MSSKDVQATSQNSLSQQTKGIDKKNETSSWNKPPLNIIGEATQGESSRIVYELRVHQIELEMQNEELRRMHQELEEEHERYLDLYDFAPVGYCSLSERERIVGANLTAATMLGMPRTELVGQPISRFISNGEDRHIFSATLKQLFMTGTAQNCELGLQKADILSFWANIEAVIKKNTEGSVCNIAISDISARKKAEMALAESELHFRNLANSGQALIWTSGTDMLCDYFNDSWLTFTGRELNQELGNGWSQGVHPEDMERCLSTYSTAFERREPFSMEYRLRHACGEYRWLVDQGTPRFNSRSAFVGYIGHCLDITSRKHMEEELLSTKNAAESANKSKSAFLANMSHEIRTPLNGLLGMMQLLEMTPMNDEQKMFIEMAIRSGDRLTCLLSDILDLSRIEADRMPLSEEVFTLSETLSAITDSFGPLSIQKGLPLHIDIVPGTPERVMGDEVRVRQVLFNLVGNAMKFCDQGEIRLEVFPLPPLPPDTVRILFCVSDTGPGMNDATLKTLGTPFFQATGGVTRKHQGAGLGLSICRRLVSAMGGTLTFESHLGSGTTAYLMLPFKVQEHSSLLPYQPQPALIAPSLRILLVEDDATCLIAEAEILKRMGHTVHTAKNGKEALHMLQGRIFDCVLMDIQMEVMDGLETTRNIRGGTSKSIDPKIPIVAITAYAMSGDRDRFLMEGMNDYIAKPFDSKELKAVLGRLETIQQAH; from the coding sequence ATGTCGAGCAAAGATGTCCAAGCCACAAGCCAGAACTCTCTCAGCCAGCAGACCAAGGGAATTGATAAGAAAAATGAGACAAGCTCTTGGAACAAACCACCATTGAACATCATTGGCGAGGCTACACAGGGTGAGTCCTCGCGGATAGTCTACGAACTGCGTGTTCACCAAATTGAGCTGGAGATGCAAAACGAAGAACTGCGGCGCATGCATCAAGAGCTTGAAGAGGAACACGAAAGATATTTGGATCTCTACGACTTTGCTCCGGTGGGCTACTGCTCTCTCTCTGAGCGGGAACGAATTGTTGGCGCAAATCTTACGGCCGCCACGATGTTGGGCATGCCCCGCACCGAGCTAGTCGGCCAGCCAATTTCCCGCTTCATAAGCAACGGGGAAGATAGGCATATTTTCTCCGCCACACTGAAGCAACTCTTCATGACGGGAACAGCGCAAAACTGTGAATTAGGCCTGCAAAAGGCAGACATACTTTCCTTCTGGGCCAATATAGAAGCGGTCATAAAGAAAAACACGGAAGGTTCTGTGTGCAATATTGCAATAAGTGACATCAGTGCTCGGAAAAAGGCAGAAATGGCGCTGGCAGAAAGCGAGTTACACTTTCGCAACCTGGCCAACAGCGGACAAGCTTTGATCTGGACGTCCGGGACAGACATGCTGTGCGATTATTTTAATGACTCATGGCTCACTTTCACTGGCCGTGAATTAAACCAAGAACTTGGGAACGGCTGGAGCCAAGGCGTGCATCCGGAAGATATGGAACGTTGCCTAAGCACCTACAGCACGGCCTTTGAGCGACGCGAACCATTCAGCATGGAATACCGGCTACGCCATGCCTGCGGCGAGTATCGCTGGCTGGTGGATCAAGGCACACCACGCTTCAATTCCCGGAGCGCATTTGTCGGCTACATAGGCCATTGCCTAGACATCACCTCCCGCAAACACATGGAAGAGGAGCTTTTATCCACAAAGAATGCGGCAGAATCGGCCAACAAATCCAAAAGCGCATTTCTGGCCAACATGAGCCATGAAATAAGAACGCCTCTAAATGGCCTTCTTGGCATGATGCAACTGCTGGAAATGACGCCAATGAATGATGAACAGAAAATGTTTATCGAAATGGCCATCCGTTCCGGCGACAGATTAACCTGCCTGCTGAGTGATATCCTTGATCTCTCCCGCATCGAAGCCGACAGGATGCCCCTGAGCGAAGAAGTGTTCACACTTTCCGAAACCCTATCTGCCATCACCGACAGCTTTGGCCCGCTGAGCATACAAAAGGGTCTGCCCCTCCATATAGACATTGTCCCCGGCACCCCTGAAAGAGTGATGGGTGACGAGGTGCGCGTCCGACAGGTACTGTTTAACCTTGTCGGCAATGCCATGAAATTCTGCGACCAAGGAGAAATTCGCTTAGAAGTGTTTCCCCTGCCCCCTCTGCCCCCGGACACAGTTCGCATTCTGTTTTGCGTGTCCGACACAGGCCCCGGCATGAACGATGCCACACTAAAGACGCTGGGCACCCCCTTCTTTCAGGCTACGGGTGGCGTTACGCGCAAACATCAGGGCGCGGGGCTCGGACTCTCAATTTGCAGACGCCTAGTTTCCGCCATGGGGGGCACATTGACGTTTGAAAGCCATTTGGGATCAGGAACCACCGCGTACCTGATGCTGCCGTTCAAAGTTCAGGAGCATAGCAGTCTTCTTCCTTACCAACCCCAGCCTGCCCTCATCGCGCCATCTCTTCGCATTCTGCTTGTCGAAGATGATGCCACATGCCTGATTGCGGAAGCAGAGATACTCAAACGGATGGGGCACACCGTGCATACCGCCAAAAACGGAAAGGAAGCCCTGCACATGCTGCAAGGCCGTATATTCGACTGCGTGTTAATGGACATTCAGATGGAGGTCATGGACGGTCTGGAGACCACCAGAAACATCAGGGGGGGCACCTCAAAATCAATTGATCCGAAAATCCCCATCGTCGCCATAACCGCCTATGCGATGAGTGGCGACCGTGACCGGTTTCTCATGGAGGGGATGAATGACTATATCGCGAAGCCTTTCGACAGCAAAGAGCTAAAGGCCGTTCTGGGCAGGCTTGAAACAATACAACAAGCCCATTAA
- a CDS encoding B12-binding domain-containing radical SAM protein: protein MKALLVYPSYPDTFWSFRSILPFVSRKAAFPPLGLLTVAALLPAEWDKRLVDANVASLEDADLEWADVVLVSAMLVQSPSAKSIMRRAKHAGKIVVAGGPAFRGHLEHFPDADHFIIGESEVVMPAFLQDFTRGVAKREYGSSEHPNLKSTPLPAWGLLKMRDYVSMALQYSRGCPFDCEFCDIVVMNGRRPRVKRPEQMIQEFQSLYDAGWRDSVFIVDDNFIGNIVQVKEFLPVLAEWQKRHNYPFKLMTEASVNLALDEELMEMMSAANFHKVFIGIETPSTQSLVECGKKQNVRTDFSVAVREIHQHGMQVMGGFIVGFDNDTPSIFDQQFKFIQEIGVVTAMVGVLNALPHTRLWNRLKSEGRLFDGLSGENTDACINFNPIMGCDVLLEGYKKLLGVLYSPKKYYDRISMFLSSYNPTSRGRIVRTDVQAFLKSMWAVGIVSSARIHYWKLILKTVVTKPKALSAVVELAILGLHFERVSRRVMNSTFSRL, encoded by the coding sequence ATGAAAGCACTTCTGGTCTACCCATCGTACCCGGATACATTTTGGAGTTTCAGGAGTATACTGCCTTTTGTTTCCAGAAAGGCGGCCTTTCCTCCCTTGGGGTTGCTCACTGTCGCTGCGCTGCTTCCTGCAGAATGGGATAAGCGTTTGGTGGACGCGAATGTTGCTTCTCTGGAAGACGCTGACCTTGAGTGGGCAGATGTCGTTCTGGTCAGCGCCATGCTCGTGCAGTCTCCAAGTGCGAAGAGCATTATGAGGCGTGCAAAGCATGCAGGAAAAATTGTGGTGGCGGGCGGTCCTGCATTCAGGGGCCACTTGGAGCATTTTCCCGATGCGGACCACTTCATCATTGGCGAGTCTGAAGTCGTAATGCCCGCATTTTTGCAGGACTTCACGCGGGGGGTGGCAAAAAGGGAATACGGGTCGTCTGAGCATCCCAACTTGAAGTCGACACCTCTCCCTGCTTGGGGCTTGCTGAAAATGAGAGACTACGTATCCATGGCGTTGCAGTATTCGCGCGGCTGTCCCTTTGACTGTGAATTCTGCGATATTGTGGTCATGAATGGCAGACGTCCGCGCGTGAAGCGTCCTGAGCAGATGATACAAGAGTTTCAAAGCTTATATGATGCAGGGTGGAGAGATTCTGTATTTATTGTTGATGACAATTTTATCGGGAATATTGTTCAGGTGAAGGAGTTTCTTCCTGTACTTGCAGAATGGCAAAAAAGGCACAACTATCCATTTAAACTTATGACCGAGGCGAGTGTGAATTTGGCGCTGGATGAGGAACTTATGGAGATGATGAGCGCGGCTAATTTTCATAAGGTTTTTATTGGTATTGAGACTCCTTCAACACAGAGCTTGGTAGAGTGCGGAAAAAAGCAGAATGTGAGAACTGATTTTAGTGTTGCTGTGCGAGAGATACACCAGCATGGAATGCAGGTGATGGGTGGTTTTATTGTAGGCTTTGACAATGACACCCCATCAATTTTCGATCAGCAGTTTAAATTTATTCAAGAAATAGGTGTTGTTACTGCCATGGTCGGTGTGCTTAACGCGTTGCCGCATACAAGGCTGTGGAATCGTCTTAAGTCTGAGGGGCGCTTGTTCGATGGTCTGAGCGGGGAGAATACTGACGCGTGTATAAATTTTAATCCTATAATGGGGTGCGACGTTCTTCTTGAAGGGTACAAGAAATTGCTGGGTGTTTTGTACTCGCCAAAAAAATATTATGACAGAATTAGTATGTTCCTATCTTCATATAATCCGACTTCACGTGGAAGGATTGTGCGAACAGATGTTCAAGCTTTTTTAAAAAGTATGTGGGCTGTAGGTATTGTATCATCTGCCCGTATTCATTATTGGAAACTTATACTTAAGACTGTTGTAACAAAGCCAAAGGCCCTTTCTGCGGTTGTTGAGCTTGCGATTCTGGGGCTGCATTTTGAACGGGTGTCACGTCGTGTCATGAACTCAACGTTCTCTCGGTTGTAA